From a single Clostridium isatidis genomic region:
- a CDS encoding MGDG synthase family glycosyltransferase, protein MKKVLILTTSTGEGHNQAANSIANTFMKYSYEVITYDFLKSNSKILTNLLVKGYEIAASFFPKTYGFLYNISNTLFITKIISFIFYFLNKKVYKFIRNSNPDVIVVTHPFAVSIATNIKNKINIPIITIVTDFKAHGAYISDKVDAYIVGSNETKNNLIEKGILKDRIFVYGIPVKDKFFKEKIYLSGIDKGDYFNVLLMGGSMGLKNISQVLKELLNNSCKLRITVVCGKNEELRNNLLKKYNNNIKNKKLHILGFSNDIDVLMDYSDLIISKPGGLTSTEAINKRLPLIIPFVIPGQETENVEVLQANGCAIYLNNLLELNLLVSDLINNPDKLKKIEENMANLSSSYSKDNIVKLADKLIQASASNSQFIIKTEFNDNINSKL, encoded by the coding sequence ATGAAGAAAGTTTTAATTTTAACAACTTCTACGGGAGAAGGACATAATCAGGCTGCTAACTCAATTGCAAATACTTTTATGAAATATTCTTATGAAGTAATAACCTATGATTTTTTAAAAAGCAATAGTAAAATATTGACTAATCTACTAGTTAAAGGGTACGAAATAGCTGCATCATTTTTCCCTAAAACTTATGGTTTTTTATATAATATTTCTAACACATTATTTATTACTAAAATAATATCTTTTATTTTTTACTTTCTAAACAAGAAAGTTTATAAATTTATTAGAAATTCAAATCCAGATGTAATAGTAGTAACTCACCCATTTGCTGTTTCTATAGCTACAAATATAAAAAATAAAATTAATATTCCTATTATAACAATTGTTACAGATTTTAAAGCTCATGGGGCTTATATTAGCGATAAAGTTGATGCCTATATAGTTGGAAGCAATGAAACTAAAAATAATTTAATTGAAAAAGGAATATTAAAAGATAGAATATTTGTTTATGGAATACCTGTAAAAGATAAATTTTTTAAAGAAAAAATTTATCTATCTGGTATCGATAAAGGCGATTATTTTAATGTTTTACTAATGGGTGGAAGCATGGGATTAAAAAATATTTCTCAGGTTTTAAAGGAGTTATTAAATAATTCCTGCAAATTAAGAATAACTGTTGTATGTGGTAAAAATGAAGAATTACGAAATAATTTATTAAAGAAATATAATAATAATATAAAAAACAAAAAACTACATATTTTAGGTTTCTCTAATGATATAGATGTTTTAATGGATTATTCAGATTTAATTATTAGTAAACCTGGTGGTTTAACATCAACAGAAGCAATTAACAAAAGGCTTCCATTAATTATTCCTTTTGTTATCCCAGGACAAGAAACTGAAAATGTTGAAGTATTACAAGCTAACGGATGTGCAATTTACCTAAATAATTTATTAGAGCTTAATTTATTGGTATCTGATTTAATTAATAATCCTGATAAATTAAAAAAGATAGAGGAAAACATGGCTAATTTATCCTCATCATATTCTAAAGATAATATAGTAAAATTAGCAGATAAACTTATTCAAGCCAGCGCTTCCAATTCCCAATTCATAATTAAAACTGAATTTAATGATAATATAAATTCGAAATTATAA
- the rho gene encoding transcription termination factor Rho, producing the protein MTKEFYEKKTLAELREIAKELNIKNISKYKKNELIEEIINNKPNSIEKNGIILREKIVPKNKFEDSSNKNTINNDELNNSTIEDKEEKKERLKNMINGSDTAIGVLEILENNNFGFLRCNNYQTSEDDIYVSPSQIRRFNLRTGDEVSGKVREAKDGEKFKALLYVEKVNGEDPERAVGRPSFESLTPIYPKERLKLETDNEGDLSSRLMDIICPIGKGQRGIIVAPPKAGKTTLLKKVAQNISKNYPEVKLIVLLIDERPEEVTDMKRSINGDVIYSTFDEEPQHHAKVSRMVLERAKRMVEQGKDVVILLDSLTRLSRAYNLTITPTGRTLSGGLDPGALIMPKKFFGAARNIEEGGSLTILATALVETGSRMDDMIFEEFKGTGNMEIHLDRKLQERRIFPAIDIYKSGTRKEDLLLSSEELEVAYSIRRIMYRDGNIDNVTEKLINLLSKTKNNKEFIDMFNKSDI; encoded by the coding sequence TTGACGAAAGAGTTTTATGAAAAGAAAACTTTAGCTGAATTAAGAGAAATAGCTAAGGAATTAAATATAAAAAATATAAGTAAATATAAAAAAAATGAATTGATAGAGGAAATAATTAATAATAAACCAAATAGTATAGAAAAAAATGGGATAATTTTGAGAGAAAAGATAGTTCCTAAAAATAAATTTGAAGACAGCTCTAATAAAAATACAATAAATAATGATGAGCTTAATAATAGCACTATAGAAGATAAAGAGGAAAAAAAAGAAAGACTTAAGAATATGATAAATGGGTCGGATACTGCAATTGGAGTATTAGAAATATTAGAGAATAACAATTTTGGTTTTTTAAGATGCAATAATTACCAAACAAGTGAAGATGATATATATGTTTCCCCATCCCAAATAAGAAGATTTAATTTAAGAACAGGTGATGAAGTCTCAGGAAAGGTTAGAGAAGCGAAGGATGGAGAAAAGTTTAAAGCTTTACTATATGTTGAAAAAGTTAATGGAGAAGATCCGGAAAGAGCTGTAGGAAGGCCATCTTTTGAAAGCTTAACACCTATATATCCTAAGGAAAGATTGAAGTTAGAAACTGATAATGAAGGTGATTTATCTTCACGACTTATGGATATAATTTGTCCAATAGGTAAAGGACAAAGGGGGATAATAGTTGCTCCTCCTAAGGCAGGTAAAACAACATTGTTAAAAAAAGTTGCTCAAAACATATCTAAAAATTACCCTGAAGTAAAGCTTATAGTTTTGCTTATAGATGAAAGACCAGAAGAAGTTACAGATATGAAGAGGTCAATAAATGGAGATGTAATATATTCTACCTTTGATGAAGAACCTCAACATCATGCAAAAGTTTCTAGAATGGTTTTAGAAAGAGCTAAAAGAATGGTTGAACAAGGTAAAGATGTAGTGATATTATTAGATAGCTTAACAAGATTATCTAGAGCATATAATTTAACTATAACTCCTACAGGAAGAACTTTATCAGGAGGATTAGATCCAGGTGCATTAATAATGCCAAAAAAATTCTTTGGAGCAGCAAGAAATATTGAAGAAGGAGGAAGCTTAACAATTCTTGCTACAGCATTAGTTGAAACAGGTTCTAGAATGGATGATATGATATTTGAAGAGTTTAAGGGAACTGGTAATATGGAAATTCACCTAGATAGAAAGCTGCAAGAAAGAAGAATATTCCCAGCTATTGATATATATAAATCAGGAACAAGAAAAGAAGATTTATTACTATCATCAGAGGAACTTGAAGTAGCATATTCTATAAGAAGAATTATGTATAGAGATGGAAATATAGATAATGTAACAGAAAAATTAATAAATTTATTGTCTAAAACGAAAAATAATAAAGAATTTATAGATATGTTTAATAAAAGTGATATATAA
- a CDS encoding ABC transporter permease yields the protein MWTIIEQIFPYAIAYTVPMLLTALGALYSERSGIINIGLDGLMIIGSFTGALTVSKLQANGVPGALWIGLLAAFLAGVLFSILHAFASINLNADQTISGTAINMMAGALTVFLARNITGSGNIRVTNGFLPTDVPVLSKLPIIGPLFFERAYPTTWLAIIILALSVFLLYKTAFGLRLRACGEHPEAVAAAGVNVYKMRYFGVLASGGLAALGGATMLLTYSGEFNGNVAGLGFLSLAALIFGQWRPLGILGATFFFGFASTIANVSQAIPALSEIPGILLKTFPYIVTLIALIFFSKSSRAPKAEGQPFDTGKR from the coding sequence ATGTGGACAATAATAGAACAAATTTTTCCATATGCGATAGCCTATACAGTTCCAATGTTATTAACAGCTCTTGGAGCTCTTTATAGTGAAAGAAGTGGAATTATTAATATAGGACTAGATGGATTAATGATAATTGGATCATTTACAGGGGCTCTTACAGTTTCTAAATTACAGGCTAATGGTGTACCTGGAGCCCTTTGGATAGGATTATTGGCAGCATTCTTAGCTGGCGTTCTCTTCTCAATATTACATGCTTTTGCAAGTATAAACTTAAATGCAGATCAAACAATAAGTGGTACTGCTATTAATATGATGGCTGGTGCATTAACAGTATTCTTAGCCAGAAACATTACTGGAAGTGGTAATATTAGAGTTACAAATGGATTTCTTCCTACAGATGTTCCTGTATTATCTAAGCTTCCAATTATCGGACCACTATTTTTTGAAAGAGCATATCCAACAACATGGCTTGCAATAATAATTTTAGCTCTTAGCGTATTTTTATTATATAAAACTGCTTTTGGATTAAGATTAAGAGCTTGTGGTGAACACCCTGAAGCTGTAGCGGCAGCAGGTGTAAATGTATATAAAATGAGATATTTTGGAGTTCTTGCTTCTGGAGGCTTAGCAGCTTTAGGAGGAGCAACTATGCTATTAACATATTCAGGAGAGTTTAATGGTAATGTAGCAGGTCTTGGTTTCTTATCATTGGCTGCCTTAATATTTGGTCAATGGAGACCGTTAGGTATTTTAGGAGCAACTTTCTTCTTTGGATTTGCTTCAACAATAGCCAATGTATCACAAGCTATACCAGCTTTATCAGAAATACCAGGTATATTATTAAAAACTTTCCCATACATTGTAACTTTAATAGCTTTAATATTTTTCTCTAAATCTTCTCGTGCACCAAAAGCTGAAGGACAACCTTTTGATACAGGAAAGAGATAA
- a CDS encoding ABC transporter permease: MGKHQVLKSLLATLLGMIAGAILMAIMSFNPFEGYLYLFKGGLMNMERIGNTIATATPLVLTGLSVAFAFKTGLFNIGTPGQMLAGGFTAIAVGLTFDLPKIILVPMIVILGTLAGALWGAVPGLLKARFNVNEVVSAIMMNWIAYWSVYYLIPSYFKGDFLETESKMLPETATLRVSWLTNLFDNSFINLGIFLALIAVAAVWFILNKTVLGYELKAVGFNRFGAEYAGMPVNRNIMISMAIAGALSGLAGVIQYSGNSNIMQIGVMPSQGFDGIAVALLGASSPIGVFFSGLFFGLLYVGRGFMNAAVKVPPELADTIMATIIYFAATSLIMDKLINKFVKKKNEKKAAERTVEK; the protein is encoded by the coding sequence ATGGGAAAGCATCAAGTTTTAAAATCGTTATTGGCAACATTACTTGGAATGATAGCAGGAGCAATATTAATGGCTATTATGTCCTTTAATCCATTTGAAGGATATTTATACCTGTTTAAAGGTGGACTTATGAATATGGAGAGAATAGGTAACACAATTGCCACAGCTACTCCATTAGTGTTAACAGGACTTTCAGTAGCCTTTGCATTTAAAACTGGTTTGTTTAACATTGGTACACCTGGACAAATGCTGGCAGGAGGTTTTACAGCAATAGCTGTCGGATTAACTTTTGATTTACCAAAAATTATTCTTGTACCTATGATAGTTATACTTGGTACTTTAGCTGGAGCATTATGGGGAGCGGTTCCAGGCCTGTTAAAAGCAAGGTTTAACGTAAACGAAGTTGTTTCTGCCATTATGATGAACTGGATTGCTTACTGGTCAGTATATTATTTAATTCCGTCTTACTTTAAGGGAGATTTCTTAGAAACAGAATCTAAGATGCTTCCAGAAACTGCAACTTTAAGGGTTTCGTGGCTTACAAACCTATTTGATAATTCCTTCATTAATTTAGGAATTTTCTTAGCTTTAATTGCAGTTGCAGCTGTATGGTTTATCTTAAATAAAACAGTGCTTGGATATGAGCTTAAAGCTGTTGGATTTAACAGATTTGGAGCAGAATATGCAGGTATGCCGGTTAACAGAAATATAATGATATCTATGGCAATAGCTGGTGCATTATCTGGTTTAGCTGGAGTTATTCAATATTCAGGAAATTCAAATATAATGCAGATTGGTGTTATGCCAAGTCAAGGCTTTGATGGTATTGCAGTTGCATTATTAGGAGCAAGCAGCCCTATTGGGGTATTCTTCTCAGGATTATTCTTTGGTCTTCTTTATGTAGGCAGGGGATTTATGAATGCAGCAGTAAAGGTACCGCCAGAACTTGCTGATACAATAATGGCAACTATAATATATTTTGCAGCAACAAGCTTGATAATGGACAAGTTAATCAATAAATTTGTGAAGAAAAAGAATGAAAAAAAGGCTGCTGAAAGGACGGTGGAAAAATAA